CCTGGCCGCGCGGGGGCTCCCTGGAGGCCGACCTGACCCTGCGCGACCTCACCGTCAACGCCCTGGCCCTGGACGAACGGGGCATGCTCCGCGCCCACCCCCGCGCCCTCTCCGACCTTCAGGCCCGGGTGCTGCGCCCCTGCTCGCCCACGTCCCTCTCGGACGACCCCCTGCGCGTGTTCCGCGCCGCGCGTTTCGCGGCCCAGCTCACGGACTTCGCGCCCGCTCCGGAACTGCTCCAGCAGATGCGCGCCCTGGCCGGATCGGCGGCCCTTGGCGCGCTGGCTGCCGAGCGCGTGGGGCGCGAGGTGGTGAAGGCGCTCGCCGCGCCCAGGCCCTCGCGCTTCCTGGAACTGCTGGAGGCCACGGGCTGCCTCCTCCCGTGGATGCCCGAACTGGAGGCCTGCCGGGGGGTCCCCGCCGGGCCGCCCCGCTGGCACGACAAGGACGTGCTGGGCCACCTGCGCGACGTGATGGACCGCGCCGCGGGCGACCCCCTGGACGCCTGGATGGCCCTGACGCACGACCTGGGCAAGGCCGCCACGCCGGGCGACATCCTCCCAGCCCACCACGGACACGAGCAGGCCGGGGCCGACCCGGCCCGCGCCCTGGGCCTGCGCCTGCGCCTCTCCACGGCCTTCGTGGAGGCCGGCGAGACGGCCGCCCGCGAACACATGACCGCCCGGCGCTACCCCGAACTGCGCCCCGGCACGCGCGTGGACCTGCTCATGCGCCTGGAGGCCCGGGGCCTGACCACCCGGACCTTCCGCCTGGCCGAGGCCGACGCGGCGGGACGCCCCGGAGCGCCAGGGCCGGGGGAGCTGCTGCGCCTTGCCCGGCGCGACCTGCGGGCCGTCCGCAAGGTGACGCTCCCCCCCGAACTGCGCGACCAGGGAGAACGTTCCGGCGAGGCCCTGCGGCAGCTGCGCTGCGAGGCCCTGACCCGGGCGCGCCGACCCCACGCGGACGCCGCGTTGCCGGACGCCTCCGACTCGGCTACACTGCCTCCCGGCTCGTGAAGCCGACCACACCATTTCGGGGAGACCCCGTGGCGAAGGTATTCTTCGGCATTCTCCTGGCGTTGTGCTGCCTGTCGTCCGGCCCTGCCGGGGCTTCGGGCGCGGTCTACAAGGGAACCCTGCGACCCGGCGGCGGCGGACCGCCCATGGGGGTGGCGCTGGTTCTGGAGGGAACGGACTCCCTCCAGGGCTACCTGGCCCTGGAGGGCGGGCCGGTGCTGCACGCCCAAGGCCCGGGGCCGGGCGCGTTGCGGCTCACGCCCCCCTGTCCGTCTTCCATGGCGCCCGCCTGGGAGGCCAGCCTGGCGCGCGCGGGCGACGGCCTCAAGGGCTCGCTGACCGCCCTGCCCGGCGCGCCCTCGCCCTGCGGCGCGCTCCGCGTCC
This sequence is a window from Fundidesulfovibrio magnetotacticus. Protein-coding genes within it:
- a CDS encoding HD domain-containing protein translates to MRIHLVGGAVRDILLGRPLADRDYLIEDAAQSDFQGRYPTARLVGKSFPVFLLDGAEYAWPRGGSLEADLTLRDLTVNALALDERGMLRAHPRALSDLQARVLRPCSPTSLSDDPLRVFRAARFAAQLTDFAPAPELLQQMRALAGSAALGALAAERVGREVVKALAAPRPSRFLELLEATGCLLPWMPELEACRGVPAGPPRWHDKDVLGHLRDVMDRAAGDPLDAWMALTHDLGKAATPGDILPAHHGHEQAGADPARALGLRLRLSTAFVEAGETAAREHMTARRYPELRPGTRVDLLMRLEARGLTTRTFRLAEADAAGRPGAPGPGELLRLARRDLRAVRKVTLPPELRDQGERSGEALRQLRCEALTRARRPHADAALPDASDSATLPPGS